A segment of the Solanum lycopersicum chromosome 9, SLM_r2.1 genome:
ATggagtttatatattttagataattaaatttagatttttacttttttctatttctattttaatataCGATACATATTTTaggattaaataaaatttaaatttatcgaATAATCCAAAGGAAATGAATAACCTGATATACAAGTGGGTTgcttaattatgaaaaaagtcTTGTTACTGTTGGTATGAGATTAGTAACAGATTTTTGAAttcaaagtatatatatatatatataattatatatattgggACAATACATCGAATTTCCTtaaatttgtttcaatttttccaTTAGATACTTAATTAAACTTCATTCAAAAAAAAGTACTAATGAAAAACAAATAGTGAAGATCAGGGCAACATCTCTCAAATAACTCCAAAGGAAATAAATAACCTGATCTACAAGTGGACTGCTTTAGAAAAATTACCATGTATTTGAGATCGCTTACTTCACTTCTTCTCTCGTTTGCAGAAAAATCACCATGTATTTGGAATTTCGTTCACCTCACTTCTTCTCTTGTTTGTCTCGTATGATGTAGCGGATGCAAAATTGTTATTAAGAATATCAATGGTTAcagtaaaaaatacaaaattatcgGGTCATGTTATGTTATACATGTGGAATTATTTTGTTTGGTGTTAGTGTCGCATTCAAAATTTATTGTtggtatataaaaattaattctcgcaataatagttatcatctatatatattttagataaATAACACGAAAATGTACAAGTATCCTTTTAGACTATGATCGAAAATTCAGAGACACgctttaactaaactaaggtcctattacttccgaacttaatttttgtaattttgtgcacctttttggcTTATGTGACAGTCAAATATCTCTCACGCGCCTCAATTGCGTGAAGTTACGGAGTGGGTCATGTGAGACAAAAagtatacaaaatttaaaaaaaaaaaacactagttCAGAAATAATGGaaccttaatttagttaaaatatgtctctgagatttcgattATAATTTAGAGAAATACTTATGCGTCTTcccataaataatcaataattcttttgaaaatgatttattatgttattacatGTTTTCTGTAACGATATTTCATTATAGTTGTAAAAAGTATTTGGGCAAATGACATTTATCAGTTTAGTTACATTTACCAAAAATTTCAGCACAATTTAGAAAATCGTGAAGATGCACTTGTAATTTCTTTCCCTCTCGTTTTAAAGTAGCTTGTAATTTGCACCAAAGGTATGTCTTGATTTCCATTTTTtcgaaaatcaaattaattaatctatgaaatcaatttttatcatattaacttaataaaattaaaagagttCGAGAAGtgaaaaacaatataaaattagtCAATGGGGGAGTAGTTTAACAATAAATTGTGAAATAAGAAGAAACATATGTTTGTCGTCAACACATATTCAATATAATCAAGAACAAGAAGAATTATACATTAtggaaaattgaaaatatattatcacaGTATATTGTGTTACATTTTACAACAAAATATTACATGATCAACCATACATATGAACTGAATGATGTTTTATTCATACGATTTTAGAGTAGCAAGACCATTACTATATCATACATCTTGCCACTACATACAAcgatttataatattatttgatgatttgttcTGAGACAATTGGCTAGTCACTTACTCATGGCCACCAATGGGAGGGTTGTATGCACCACTTCAAGGCTTGTATTTGTCATTAGGGGGCTTATATTTGTCACTTGGAGATTTGTATTCATTATCAGGGGATTTGTATTTGTCACCTGGAAACTTGTAATCGTCACTTGGGGGCTTATATTTATCATGTGAGGGATTATAGTTGTCACCTTCATGTTTATATTCATCTCTATAAGGCTTATATTTGTCACGTGAGGGATTATAGTTGTCACCTTCATGTTTATATTCATCTCTAGGAGGCTTATATTTATCATGTGAGGGATTATAGTTGTCACCTGCATGTTTATATTCATATCTAGGAGGCTTATATTTGTCATGTGGAGAGTTATACTTGTCACGTGGATATTTGTACTCATCACTAGGGGGTTTGTACTTATCATATGGGGATCTATATTTGTCACCTGGAGATTTGTATTTGTCACCTGGAGACTTGTATTCCTCACTTGGGGGCTTATATTTATCACGTGAGGGATTATAGTTGTCACCTGCATGTTTATATTCATCTCTAGGAGCCTTATATTTATCATGTGGGAAGTTATATTTGTCACGTGAATATTTGTACTCATCACTAGGAGGTTTGTATTTGTCATATGGGGATCTATATTTGTCACCTGGAGACTTATATTCTTCACTAGGGGACTTATATTTATCACGTGGAGAGTTATATCCAGTATTATATTTGCCACGTCCATCACCAGAATATCCGCCAATGCCATTATATCCATCATGGTATTCATCATTCTTGTCATCCAATTTCATTGctacaaatatcaaatatgaaatttataattagcATAACATCGAATATATATCAAATGATTATATaagaaatacaatatatatttcaaagagataactaattaaagaaaaataatagtaataaacttACAGGTCTCACAGCTTATCATTGCAAAAATAGCCAAAAGAATGCCAAGAAATAGAAATTCCTTGGAAcccatcattttttttcttctttaaagcttagttattttaattaaaggatgaagaaattgaagCAACGTTGAGttatatttatactaagaattcaatgtattaaaattgataaatgGTCACCTATCACTTATCTTGCTCAATTGACACGCcatgtaattaattatatttcctccgttttaatttatttgattatttaaatattcGTTTAAGAAAGGAATTTAGTATAGGACCACAATGTTTATagttaataaaagaaaacaatatattatttaattataattttaaaaaatgaatattttaataaacacatattttatgttatgatgGGAGTGAATCTCaaacaaaagagagaaatgtttttgttaaatatatttttaatacttaaaTAAAATCCCTAAGAgtaataaataacttaaaaatattattatatttatcataatgcaaatttctacattttttttacgtaatttgtttttcttagacttttttttttgggggggggaaTTTGAATAACAGAGACTAATTCTCcattactaataaaaaaaagattcttaAGTTTTACTTAAACACAAATTGTTATAAGTTATAACCATTCAAAGAACTTTTCAAAAACACgtttgacaaaa
Coding sequences within it:
- the LOC138338193 gene encoding uncharacterized protein codes for the protein MMGSKEFLFLGILLAIFAMISCETSMKLDDKNDEYHDGYNGIGGYSGDGRGKYNTGYNSPRDKYKSPSEEYKSPGDKYRSPYDKYKPPSDEYKYSRDKYNFPHDKYKAPRDEYKHAGDNYNPSRDKYKPPSEEYKSPGDKYKSPGDKYRSPYDKYKPPSDEYKYPRDKYNSPHDKYKPPRYEYKHAGDNYNPSHDKYKPPRDEYKHEGDNYNPSRDKYKPYRDEYKHEGDNYNPSHDKYKPPSDDYKFPGDKYKSPDNEYKSPSDKYKPPNDKYKP